The Drosophila yakuba strain Tai18E2 chromosome X, Prin_Dyak_Tai18E2_2.1, whole genome shotgun sequence DNA segment TATAAATCCCAACGAGAACATATCGATTTGATGCTTTCATTTGTATTGTATGATTTCAGGGCCCTGGTGGAGCAGACGAGGGGCACTTTGTCGGACCTGGACGGCCTAATGGAGCAGTCGAACGGGGATCTCGAGGAGAAGAGCCAAATGCTGGCGGCGGCGAAGGCGCGCGGTGACCGACTGGCCCGACAGGTGGCCCAAGCCAGGTCGGAGTACGAGCAGGTAAGGGAGGCGGCCTGTCGTGCCGCATCCGCCGCCGTGGAGGCCAAGCAAAAGGTCACCGCCGGCATTTTGCTGCCCACACCCACGGCGGCTCCCGTTCCAAGGCCCCAAGATGGGTGTGGCCACGCCCTCGATAGCAACACATGCAACGCCCTCCTGGAACTCTACAGGCAGCGCCGACGGCAGCAACAGCGATTGCGGCGGGAAAAGCTGCTGAAGGGGATGGATCGCTATCGAGAACCTTCCCTGTACGGGGATCACTCGTTCTATCCAATGCGCTCCCTGTATTGATGGGAGATATCTGCTACATCTACAATTCTGTTTTTATAATCGTTGCGAATTAAATGCTCTATTTAGATAAGAGTTACGAGTTTGAGGGTATAAGCTTGTTTCGtgcttaaatattaaatattaccTATCTGCGAGTTGTACATTCTGTTTTTCCTGTTATCTATTTCTCACTTTTAAGATCGTATTAAACAGCTTTCAGGTACAAATGCCTTCATTAATGGTTTCATAGCCATATACAAAAGTGGTTCCACCCAGCTAGTGATTACTGTAGCTGCCCCAATACACAATTGTTTACCAACAAATTCGCCAGGCAGTGTCGTAATTCTTGcgaaataaacaataacaatgggATAGGCAAAGGAAACGAGTGCAAGGCCAAGTCGCAACGAAACACGATCGCGAAGAGGAGACGGAGAGTGGAAGGGGAATAGAAGAGGAGATAGATAGAGTGGAAAACCCATGTTGTCCAGCGGAAAAGCGAAGGGAAAATCACAGCTGCCAATGCGATGCTGCCAGCTGTTTGgatttttcctccttttcccttttgtATTCGTTTTTCGGAAAAATGGTGGGCGGTTGGGTGTAAAAAGTGCAACGGCAGCAGGGTTGCCACCTTTTGCGGCGCTGTTgcgtcgttgttgtttttattgctattTTGGCGTCGCTTCTTGAAACTCGAAACGGAAGAGAGTGAGAAGGAGAGAGAGGGCGCGCGCAGCGAACGAGAGAAAACGAGTGAGAGCGATAGAAGAGAGCAAATTGATGGAAAACgtataaattgaattataattttaaaatcctCAATTAACACTTCAAGCATATTTAATTAGGCAGTTGCAAAAACAACCAAACCAATATATTAAATCGTAGATATCATGTCAATTTAATAGTTTGCTCAGCGCACCTTTGTAAAAAGACTACTTAGAACTTGATAAGAGTTTTGAATCTGGATGATCCATAAAGCGAATAGACAACTCGGACTaatattctttttcttgtaTAATCCAACGAATTTAATGTCCTTTTCGCAAGAATGCATGTGAATTTAATGAGACTGCGGTCTAAAATAATAAGCCAGATTGCCAAAAGactaatttaaatgtaaataagtccaataaataatgtaaaacCATATTTAACTGAAAAACATCAAATTTCAGAACTAATGGACACAATCCAATTGGACTTTAAAATGCCGGCAAGTCCAATTGGCTTGCCTGCTGGGCGCCTAACAGCCACGCTGTTAACGCCTAACAGCACGCTGTATAATGCTGGACGCTTGAGTTTCGACTCTCTTTCTGCTCTCTCTTTTTTCAACCTAAccaaacagcaaaaacagaagCATAAAAAGGCTTACTTACATTTGATTTTCGTCGTTTTCCCTTTTGGTTACTTTATTTCCAGGCTTTGGACTTTATTAATTTCGCTGCAGTTATTCCACACATGTTTTATGCTActggtgctgttgttgttgccgatAGTTGCAGCTGCCGCtcatgttgtttttgttgttgctgttgccacaGAAAAACATGTTTCACTTTATTCCcctttttctttcctttcttCGTTtcgtatttgttgttgttgtcggtGGCAAGAGAGGGACGTCGATATGTgacgcgcacacacacactcacgcacacacgcagcgggagagagagtgagagagagcgatacgaggcaaacaaaaaattttttgccgtTTTTCGTTactcgttgttgttgttgttattgctgctgccgccgccgctgctccTTTTTCTATACTTTCATTTCGAACTCGATCAATTAACaaacttttcacattttccttTCAATTTTTGCAGCTCTCTCTGCGGTTTTTCATCTTTTCCGCCCGTCTGCCACAAAAAAGAGCGCGTCTCCGcagtgtacaaaaaaaaaagcacacaccaaatgaggaaaaaaaaacacactcaCGCACGCAGCACACGCATACACAGACACGGGCGAAacggagaaaatgctaaataaaaaGCACTGTGTTAACGCCTTTCCCGTTTTTCCAGCGGCCACACACGGCCAGCTGCACCGactttatattattattttatttaacacgCCGCCTGTGTTTCCGCGCTGCGCATTTTGTTGCTGGTTTTAGGTGTCTTGCTTCCCTTTCAGAGCTGGGTTAGCCACTAGCGATGATATCGATGTATCGGGTGGAGTGGTGGTGGTTGCTAGGCACTATCGGCGTTTTGGTTTCGATAGTAGCCGATGACTTGCCATTCGATGTTTTCGGGGAATGTTCTTCATACATCAGTTTATGCACATGAATATACCATTCACATTGTCCGATTCGAAATATACACCTGGAATTTTGgaaaaactatatatttttttgtatttatatatttaaaaacatctTGCATATCGAATAAGACCATTCATTATAGGCATTGTTAGCTTATCGATAAATATACATCTGAATTATCGATACCAGTTCAAAGTGGTTGTTGTCCAAACTACACTTAGCTAATGCACACTCCTGGCTAAGCGAGCACACAAGCCACGCGAGGTggatttatatttaaaaacattgtTTTATAtcaaacttttgtttttggattaACATATTTGCCGTTCTATTAATAAGCCATTCATCGCATTGGGACCACTAGTTCCATTAACATATAACCCACTGCTtgagttttattatttaataaattctttcaGAAAGCCAAATCCCTTGcaattacatattttatttccattGACCAGCAACTTTTATGTGAATTTTAACCGGTTATAATTAGAACACATTAATCCAGTTATTTcgaaaaaacgaagaagttgTAAAACTGACCCGATTTATTAAGCTTGCAAAGATAAACAGTTGATCGTAAAATTGTGGCACTGCGAGAATATAATTAGGTGCACAATGATTGAAAATACCATTTATTAGTTGACAATATTTTGAATACACtgtcgtttgtttgttttccaaacaataaattgaaacgtattttaaattaatattttaaaaggcTTCCAATTTGATCGCAGTGCAAAGTCAAGCCCTTTTCCACTGTGCGAATTTATGTGAACACTTATACTTCCAGCTTAATGCCCAAAACTCTAAAGCAACAcgttattaaaaatttgatGGCACATCAAGTGCctataaatattcatttgcaaataaaaaatcagcTTACTTTGGCGTGGCAGCTGGCGCAGTACGCATGTTCAGGATAATGAAACCCCAATGCCTTATCCTTCTTCTCTCGCTTTCCATATCCTTGGCTTCCGGCAGCGCAGCGAAGGATGTGCAGAGGATCAAAATGACGGATCAAAATGACGACAATCCATGCAGCGCGTACCGCATTTGGGTGTGGAGACCCATCCTCGATCGCTTCGTGAAGGTGAACTCCAGCGAGGAGCTGAAGCATCAGATGAACGCCATGGCAGAAACCATCAAGGACCTGCAGACTCGCATCAGCCACAAGGACGAGCAGCTTCTGCTGCAAGCCACACAGCTGAAAGATCAAAGTGCCAGGGTGAATGTTCTATCCAAGAATCTGCAGATTCTGCGCTCTGAGTGGCTAACTGCCAAGGCGGAGCTCAAAAGCAAGGACATACAGATACAATTGGTTGCCGAAAAACTCAACCACATGAGCGATGAACTCTTGAAGTGCAAACGCCAGGATACCCATTGTCCCATTGACCGCCAAAATGGCATTTACAAGCTGAAAATCCGTGGATTGGATGCATTCGAAGCGCCCTGCAGCTCCACTGGCTGGTTGAGCATACAGAAACGCTACGATGGCTCCGAGAACTTCGATCGCACGTGGAAGGACTACAAGGATGGATTTGGGCGTGTGAGGGGAGAGTTCTTCATCGGTCTGGAGAAAGTGCACCGCATGACGCGGCAGCGCAGGCACGAGCTGTACATAAAGCTGGGCAAGATCGATGGCTCCACCAGCTATGCCCACTACGATGACTTCGAAATTGGCGGCGAGCATGAAGCCTATGCACTCAAGTCACTGGGCCACTACAATGGAACCGCCGGCGATTCCCTGAGGCCACACGAGCGCCAGAAGTTCACCACCAACGACCGGGATAACGATGCCTACAGGTTCAACTGTGCCGCCGATGAGTACGGTGGCTGGTGGTACTACGACTGCGCCAAGAGGTGAGTCCACATCCATATATCTAAATAATAGTTGAGTTATGTTTATCAACTTGTTTAATTGCAGCATGCTCAATGGCAAGTTCTACAAGGAGGGCCGCTCGCGGAATGGAAAGACCAATGGCATCATGTGGGGTTCGTGGCACAACAATGATTGGACCTACTCACTTACTTTTGTGGAGATGATGATAAAGCCGCGCAGCTTTTGAGCGAAAATATAAGCTATGTTcaactaaaaacaattacactaataaataaaatggcttaataattaatttttcatcTCAATTCATAATTCATCTGAATTCAAATTTACTGAGCTGCATCGGTTATTCCGAATAAGACTATGATTTACGCGTGCGCGCTACACTTTTGTCGCAGTGTATTCGCGTGGTATTTTTGTTGCATACCATCTGGCATATTGCGGTATACGGCTTTTCGCCGGCTGGTATTTTCTGCCCAACCCGCTGCGGTCACACTGCACAGATTCAGACCAAAAATACTAGAAACTCAAAAAACAGATTTATGATTTTTCAATTGGCTAAATTGTAAACTGAAAACCCAAGCCCAAACGTTACGGTGTGTCCAAATTGCCAGTGCAACCGGTGGAACAGgcggaacagcagcagcagcagcgtcaCCACGGAAACCAGCGGCGCAGCCAACAACAATCGCGCGTTGAGAGTGACGAAATTGGGAGCGCAGTGATAACTCCGTCGCAGTTCCAAAGCTTCTAGAGTTTCCAGCGGTTCCCCAGCAGTGGTGAGTAGGCAGCACACCAGCACACCAGCACACCAGTCGTTCACTGCTCAGTGCTTAGTGCTCAGTGCCCAGCGAGCAGTTCCGGCGAGCAGACCCCGTGAGCTTCATCTTCATGGTGGCGGCACAAACGCAGGCAACTTAACAAATAAACTTTGCCATTTGCAGACGCAGCTGAGCCCCCCCAGATTCCACACCAGCAGACCGAGCGACAAAGACCAATCATGTCCAGCGACGCCAATACGCCCGTGCTGCGCAACTGCATCCGGTTGCCGCTGGCGGAGGACGAGCTCCTGGAGGTGACAGCCAAGGCCAAGGACTATGCCATCATGCACGGCGCCGCCATGCGATCGAAGACGGCCTTCAGTCCGGACTCCCTGAATGTGGGTGCTACAGTGGGGATTCGCTAGTGAGAGCTCGACTTCATGCTAGGGTGACTAGGTTGTACTAGTTTTTGCTGTTATATGAGCTTTCTGCACACAAGTAGCTAATTTTTAATAGAACAGCAACATTCAGCTTATCTActcatatatatttccattaaGTGTtgttaatttcaaattatgtGTAATGCAAATTGTGATTAGACGTTTGagttattttccatttcatgtGCAGCAGCAAAAGATAAACCACTTTGAACAACTAGTAAGCATAACAGTGTGATAGGAAGTGCTACGCAACAGCATTTAATCGAGACTCAAGCTAGGGCGATTCCATTGCAGTTTGCCGAGATACTAAATTCCTTGCCAATCCATTGCAGTTCGCCCCCTTTGTGCTGGTGCCTTCCTCGTTTCCGCGCAAGGAGTTCGAGAAGGCGGTGGCCCTGCAGCCGATCATCAATCGGCTGATGCACAATGTGGCCCACGACGAGGAGTTCATCACGACGACGCTGGCGGAGACGATCAAAGTGGACGAGTTCACGGCCAATCTGTTCAACATCTACCGCAAGGTGCTCGCGCACGGATTCACCCAGGTGAGATTTCGTCAGCTGGCGTCCACTCAACATCGATCCTCCGCCCTGCACATCACCATCACCCACCAACGTATCCACCTCATCCCCATCGGGAGCACATCTACAGGCAGCCAGTGGGTTACTCGCTAGAATTTATTGGGCCCCTCCACCCGCGGTCGCAATCTAATCGCTCCTTCATAAATCGCCCGGCCATTGCCATAGCTATAGCCAAAGCCCAGAAGTCGGTGGTAGTCGCTAATCTCGCGTGATTTATGCGAGCATCCTGGACTCGCAGCTCCTTATCGTTGGCTTGTAAATCGACGTAGGACAGGCCATCCCTGACCCCCATAACGCTAGCcctttgccattgccattgccattgctcTTCCTATTTTGATTTACATTCATTTCCCCTAACGAAACCAGCACAGAGGCGAATTCTTTTAACTCTTCCACGTCGCAAGAAGTTTAATCTTTGTAGATCATATCAGAAAGGtgacatttttataatttgaataGTTATTGGCCCAGTAACTGATAGggtttattaaatataacttTGTCAGGGCTATTTATACTTCATTACTATTTAAGCTTGTCCAAGATCTTATCAAAGTGTCACTTCAAGCATTTAAACGCTAGGAtctatttaattattattcatgTTAAACTTGTTGATTTTGGCAATGATTTTTAGTGTAAATAGCTTGGTTTTTCACTTGCAACTTAGTCATTTTTATTACCGAATATCAAGTCAAGTTTAGTTGCAATATTTGCTTGCTGtgcaaaatttatttcacAATCTGTGCTTCTCTCGTCACCACTCcttcaaaaatgtaaaaccTAACCACGCAATTGTACAAACTCTCGATCTCAAATCGCAATCTGTTGCTCCATTATCCGTCACTCATTGCATCGCTGTGCTACGAAAAATGATTGAATCAAAGAAAACATCGCTGGGAATGCTGCGCAGCGATCTGATGCTGGAGTCCGGCTGTCCAGAGCTGTCGCCACGGGTGCTGCGAACGGCGGCTGGTGAGGATGGTGGTCAGGATGCGGGCACTGCTGTGGGGCAAAGAGCTGGAGTTGTCGTAGCTGTCGGAGCTGCCGCTGGCACGGGCAGCAAGGAGAAGGAattgcagcaggagcaggagcagaagcagcacaGGGAGGTCCAGCTGGGCCGGGCCACCAAAGAGCGGGAACGGAGGGCGAACGGCGTCCATTCCGCTTACTGCTGCTGGAAGCAAGTCGAGATCAATACAATAGCATCGGGCTTTGGCCACTTGGGACCAGCAAGTAAAACCATACAAAGGTGCTGTTCACGCGCACAGTGCATCAGTGCAACTCCGCACCACACCATCATCAGCAACACTCCCCCAAACACCCAGTACTCCTCCCATGACCCGATCATCTCATCGCATTTCTGCATTCCTGCATTCCTGCATCGCTTGCATCCTCCGCCTAACCGCACAAAATCACACACTAACTCTCGAAGCAGAAATCTTTTCTTTACGAAACGTATcaagttttatttgatttgttattTGCAATCAGAAAAGAACGCTTAGTTCGGAATTTAAGCGAAGTAAACATAAAGTTTGATTTTCAACAAGAAAGTTCCATTGTACAATCAAATCAGTTAACTGAAATGAGCTAATCTATTCGTAGTGTGTGCTTTTGTGTGTATTGCTTTGTAAAGTCCATTGTACTTTAGTTGAAGTTGATTTTGTTCCACTGTTCCTTAGACATGTATTTATGATTAACCATAGCTACAAACTATGCTGCAAATATGCCTAAATGCCAACTTCTTTTTGGTTGAGTCCGCGAGATTGTTGTCCAGAGTTTTCATTTGCTGACGCTGCCTGTCGCCCGTTGCCTCCTGcctgctctgctctgctcccGCCACCTGCCACATGCCACCTGGCACATGCCTCCTGCCTCCTGGCACCCT contains these protein-coding regions:
- the LOC6525729 gene encoding fibrinogen-like protein 1 codes for the protein MFRIMKPQCLILLLSLSISLASGSAAKDVQRIKMTDQNDDNPCSAYRIWVWRPILDRFVKVNSSEELKHQMNAMAETIKDLQTRISHKDEQLLLQATQLKDQSARVNVLSKNLQILRSEWLTAKAELKSKDIQIQLVAEKLNHMSDELLKCKRQDTHCPIDRQNGIYKLKIRGLDAFEAPCSSTGWLSIQKRYDGSENFDRTWKDYKDGFGRVRGEFFIGLEKVHRMTRQRRHELYIKLGKIDGSTSYAHYDDFEIGGEHEAYALKSLGHYNGTAGDSLRPHERQKFTTNDRDNDAYRFNCAADEYGGWWYYDCAKSMLNGKFYKEGRSRNGKTNGIMWGSWHNNDWTYSLTFVEMMIKPRSF
- the LOC6525730 gene encoding glutathione synthetase isoform X4, with the protein product MSSDANTPVLRNCIRLPLAEDELLEVTAKAKDYAIMHGAAMRSKTAFSPDSLNFAPFVLVPSSFPRKEFEKAVALQPIINRLMHNVAHDEEFITTTLAETIKVDEFTANLFNIYRKVLAHGFTQIRTQRAGTCG